A region of the Rhizobium leguminosarum bv. trifolii WSM1325 genome:
CCGATGGCGGCAATTCAGGCGAGCTGTGGGTGAAGCGGTCCCTATGATTGTGACACGTCCCCAGTTCCGATCGCTCAAGGATACTCAAATGACGACGTTCCGTCCGAAATACATCACCTTCGACTGCTACGGCACGCTGACCAACTTTCAGATGGCGGAGGCGGCACGCGATCTCTACGGCGAAGAGCTCGACGAGCCACGCATGGCGGAGTTCATCAAGAATTTCGCTGCCTATCGCCTCGACGAGATCATGGGCGACTGGAAACCCTATGCCGAGGTGGTGCACAATTCGCTCGAGCGGACATGCAAGCGCAACGGCGTGACATTTCGCGACGAAGCCGCCCGGATGGTCTATGAGCGGGTTCCGACCTGGGGGCCACATTCAGACGTCCCGGCCGGTCTCGCCAAGGTCGCCAAGGAAATCCCCTTGGTCATCCTCTCCAACGCCATGAATTCGCAGATCATGTCGAACGTTGAAAAACTGGGCGCGCCCTTCCACGCGGTCTATACCGCCGAGCAGGCGCAGTCCTACAAGCCACGCTTCAAGGGCTTCGAATATATGCTCGATATGCTGGGCTGCGGGCCGGAAGACGTGCTGCATTGCTCGTCCTCCTTCCGCTATGACCTGATGTCGGCCCACGACCTCGGCATCAAGAACAAGGTTTGGGTCAATCGTGGCCACGAGCCGGCCAATCCCTATTACGGCTATGTCGAAATTCCCGATATCTCGGGCCTGCCTGGCGTCGTCGGGCTCTGACGGAGAGACGCGGATGTGGTTCGAATCCTACTGGCACGACACGGCACCAGCCTTTGCCGGCGGCGCTCAGGGCCCCGTCGAAGGACATTATGACGTCGCCATCATCGGCGCCGGCTTCACCGGGCTTGCCGCGGCGCGCCAGCTTGCAAAGGCCGGCGTCAAGGTCGTCGTGCTGGAGGCTGAACGGGTCGGCTGGGGGGCATCGGGGCGCAATGGCGGCCATCTCAACAACGGGCTCGCCCACAGTTTCCTGTCTGCCAAATCAGCACTCGGCGTGGAGCGGGCCGTCGCCCTCTACAAGGCGTTCGACGATTCCATCGACACGATCGAGGCGATTATCGCCGAAGAGGAGATCGACTGCAGTTTCCGCCGCGCCGGCAAGCTGAAACTTGCCTCCAAGCCGCAGCATTTCGACGCCATTGCCCGCAATTTCGAGGCTGTTCACAGAGAAGTCGATCCCGACACGGCACTTCTGACGGCGAGTGACCTGAAAAGCGAGGTTGGGTCGCCCTTCCATGGCGCCATGCTCTCGAAGAAAAGCGCGATGATGCATATGGGCTGCTATGTCGTGGGGCTCGCCACGGCGGCCGCGCGTCACGGCGCGACCATCTTCGAAAAGGCGGCCGTGACCGCCCACCGGCAGGGCAACGGCCGGCACAGCCTGACGACGGCACGCGGTACCGTCACCGCAGACCACGTGCTGGTCGCGACAGGCGCCTATACGCCGTCGCTTTTTAATTATTTCCGCCGCCGGATTATTTCCGTCGGCAGCTTTCTGATCGCCACCCGTCCG
Encoded here:
- a CDS encoding haloacid dehalogenase, type II (TIGRFAM: haloacid dehalogenase, type II; HAD-superfamily hydrolase, subfamily IA, variant 2 (HAD-like)~PFAM: Haloacid dehalogenase domain protein hydrolase~KEGG: sme:SMa1851 putative dehalogenase) translates to MTTFRPKYITFDCYGTLTNFQMAEAARDLYGEELDEPRMAEFIKNFAAYRLDEIMGDWKPYAEVVHNSLERTCKRNGVTFRDEAARMVYERVPTWGPHSDVPAGLAKVAKEIPLVILSNAMNSQIMSNVEKLGAPFHAVYTAEQAQSYKPRFKGFEYMLDMLGCGPEDVLHCSSSFRYDLMSAHDLGIKNKVWVNRGHEPANPYYGYVEIPDISGLPGVVGL
- a CDS encoding FAD dependent oxidoreductase (PFAM: FAD dependent oxidoreductase~KEGG: ret:RHE_PF00341 FAD-dependent oxidoreductase protein) translates to MWFESYWHDTAPAFAGGAQGPVEGHYDVAIIGAGFTGLAAARQLAKAGVKVVVLEAERVGWGASGRNGGHLNNGLAHSFLSAKSALGVERAVALYKAFDDSIDTIEAIIAEEEIDCSFRRAGKLKLASKPQHFDAIARNFEAVHREVDPDTALLTASDLKSEVGSPFHGAMLSKKSAMMHMGCYVVGLATAAARHGATIFEKAAVTAHRQGNGRHSLTTARGTVTADHVLVATGAYTPSLFNYFRRRIISVGSFLIATRPLTDAEIAATMPGNRTCVTSMNIGNYFRLSPDKRLIFGGRARFSATSDQRSDARSGDILRASLAEIFPQLAGVEIDYCWGGLVDMTKDRYPRAGYVDGVWYAMGYSGHGAQLSTHLGMITADAILGKADLNPIKGLDWPAVPGHFGKPWFLPLVGLYYKTLDRFQ